One stretch of Chitinophaga pendula DNA includes these proteins:
- a CDS encoding AAA family ATPase has translation MKINKLSIRNFRCFEDLVVDFSPDHNLHVIIAPNMVGKSALIKAVRIAASSYLRKIIRGGARNISNVDHRVIGNNPFTDIARECSISTAAEVLNWNGRTWETSTFEWRIYRENTINTKTKYESLTSNDLDNAVIRTYDRVIEKNEKYLPLLLYVGTEYIHQPHAQTDTLDLDGSAQQGYWYCFEEKSMENYVFDWLKIMNDTLDEQKEKSNADILYGDLPKLFLECFEEIIKKIFPDEIIGVQFLKKRVTSQTRPREANKEREIKVKNESIITFRFANDEVRTYEMLSDGYRYLVLLAGEIITRSLLLNKHLSTEVADITNGIVLIDEFGIHLHPELQMSALQRLKAAFPNIQFIISTHSPLLLNGLKKEQVHILEVDGNSQRIIRNASQDVIGLGAEGILKDIFGMTSTLDDISRKWAQDYRELFLKKTSMGLTEIESDEFKQLGENLSEISLSPEIDSVDIQDPLYQRFKMYINREKTLKGKNPSEITEDEMEKIIKEIIKG, from the coding sequence ATGAAAATCAATAAATTAAGTATAAGAAACTTTCGATGTTTTGAGGATCTAGTTGTCGATTTTAGCCCAGACCATAATTTACATGTAATTATCGCACCTAATATGGTGGGTAAATCTGCTTTAATTAAGGCAGTGAGGATTGCGGCTAGCTCATATTTGAGGAAAATTATTCGGGGAGGAGCCAGAAACATCAGTAATGTTGACCACAGAGTAATTGGCAATAATCCTTTTACGGATATTGCACGTGAGTGTTCTATCTCAACTGCTGCAGAGGTACTTAATTGGAATGGGAGAACATGGGAAACGTCAACTTTTGAGTGGAGGATTTATCGTGAGAATACAATAAATACTAAGACTAAGTATGAAAGTTTAACGAGTAATGATCTAGATAATGCGGTCATTCGCACATATGATAGAGTCATTGAGAAAAATGAGAAGTATTTGCCGCTTCTACTGTACGTTGGTACTGAATATATACATCAACCACATGCACAAACAGATACATTAGATTTAGATGGTAGTGCACAACAAGGTTATTGGTATTGTTTTGAAGAGAAAAGTATGGAAAATTATGTGTTTGATTGGCTAAAAATAATGAATGATACCTTGGATGAGCAAAAAGAAAAGAGCAATGCAGATATTCTTTACGGAGATCTACCTAAATTATTTTTGGAATGTTTCGAAGAAATTATAAAAAAGATTTTTCCAGATGAAATCATTGGAGTTCAATTCTTAAAAAAGAGAGTTACTAGCCAAACCCGGCCTAGAGAAGCTAATAAAGAAAGAGAAATTAAGGTAAAAAATGAAAGCATAATTACTTTCCGATTCGCAAATGATGAGGTAAGGACATATGAAATGCTATCAGATGGATATAGATATCTTGTTCTTCTAGCTGGTGAGATTATTACTAGAAGTCTTCTTTTAAACAAGCATTTATCAACAGAAGTAGCTGACATTACAAACGGTATTGTACTAATTGATGAGTTTGGGATACATTTACATCCAGAGCTTCAAATGTCAGCACTTCAAAGATTGAAAGCTGCTTTTCCCAATATTCAATTCATAATATCAACGCACTCGCCATTACTATTAAACGGATTAAAAAAAGAGCAAGTTCATATACTAGAGGTAGATGGAAATAGTCAAAGGATTATCAGAAATGCAAGTCAAGACGTAATTGGTTTAGGCGCGGAAGGTATACTTAAAGATATTTTTGGTATGACATCGACCCTTGATGATATTAGCCGTAAATGGGCTCAGGATTACCGAGAACTTTTTTTGAAGAAGACTTCAATGGGGTTGACCGAAATAGAGAGCGATGAGTTCAAACAGTTAGGCGAGAATCTATCTGAGATTTCACTTTCTCCAGAGATAGACAGTGTAGACATTCAAGACCCTCTTTATCAGAGATTCAAAATGTATATTAATAGAGAAAAGACCCTGAAAGGGAAGAATCCTTCTGAAATTACTGAGGATGAAATGGAAAAAATAATTAAGGAAATAATAAAAGGATAG
- a CDS encoding RHS repeat domain-containing protein — translation MLKKQMIPLLVVALLIQTTVLRAQFYLQDIHNTQLTIQNMEQLKAAKVKVQLVQSLDANMDTDNDFRGERRLTPDYRQLRAVTGSRSTGFSVMVSTFSGQGRLTKTVDSTESSITTIQYRYDGGGRLLEVRSVSQARDDKFRFAENRTYQYDTAGHLLSMVQRQGANSSDSSLVLFKTNEKGQVTEEQQYGKSTNAQRIYYNYDAAGRLTDVLRYHPVKKRMLPDYLFEYDSKGNLQQMTTVNGTTSDYTIWKYQYNTQGLRDKEECYGKKRELLGIIKYRYDYYK, via the coding sequence ATGTTAAAGAAGCAAATGATCCCACTGTTGGTGGTAGCATTGTTGATACAGACCACGGTGTTACGGGCACAATTTTACCTGCAGGATATCCACAATACACAGCTGACCATTCAGAACATGGAGCAGTTAAAGGCTGCCAAAGTAAAGGTACAGCTGGTACAAAGCCTGGATGCCAATATGGATACCGACAACGACTTCCGCGGAGAGCGCCGGCTTACACCTGACTACCGGCAGCTGCGTGCGGTAACCGGCTCCCGCTCTACTGGATTTTCTGTGATGGTGTCCACCTTCAGTGGCCAGGGACGGCTGACCAAGACTGTGGACAGTACGGAAAGCAGCATCACAACGATTCAATACCGCTACGACGGGGGTGGCCGTCTCCTGGAGGTACGCTCCGTATCACAAGCCCGGGATGATAAGTTCCGTTTTGCTGAAAACAGGACCTATCAGTACGATACCGCAGGGCACCTGCTGTCCATGGTACAACGGCAGGGCGCCAATTCCAGCGACAGCAGCCTGGTGTTGTTCAAGACCAATGAGAAAGGCCAGGTAACCGAAGAACAGCAGTATGGTAAAAGCACTAATGCCCAGCGTATCTATTACAACTATGATGCAGCCGGTCGTCTTACCGATGTGCTGCGTTATCACCCGGTAAAAAAGCGCATGTTGCCTGACTACCTTTTTGAATATGACAGCAAGGGCAACTTACAACAGATGACAACGGTGAACGGCACAACATCCGACTATACCATCTGGAAATACCAATACAATACCCAGGGGTTGCGGGATAAAGAGGAATGTTATGGTAAGAAACGGGAGTTATTGGGTATTATCAAATATCGATACGACTACTACAAATAG
- a CDS encoding DUF3667 domain-containing protein, translating into MKHQPIRQNNQCLNCGATVPERYCSHCGQENIEPHESFGHLFQHFVADVVHYDSKALSTLKYLIIRPGFLTKAYTAGKRVSYVNPIKLYIFISFVFFLLYAMIISDGEQEEPRPSQQHTEAQQTDSLQRAAALKRGMHISDSILSNLSAKDSSRVGTSVEIDTEGTNTMFSNALAALSHKTPEAYDSVQQRLPAAKRDGPAKKRVIRRLLYLQLKYGSNMGHAIAETFTHNIPKLMFILLPLFALLLKWMQDKRKWLYVDHGIFSIHFHTFFFILLLIAGLLDRLLHTSAFTEWGILAGIIYLVVALRNVYGQSWRKSAVKGILLLLMYVLSMSILFLGYLLLVMAIIL; encoded by the coding sequence GTGAAGCACCAACCTATACGTCAAAACAACCAATGTCTGAATTGCGGAGCCACCGTGCCTGAGCGTTATTGTTCGCATTGCGGCCAGGAAAACATCGAACCGCACGAGTCCTTCGGACACCTGTTCCAGCACTTTGTGGCCGATGTGGTACACTACGATTCCAAAGCCCTGTCCACCCTCAAATACCTGATCATCAGGCCGGGATTCCTGACTAAAGCCTATACGGCCGGTAAGCGGGTGAGTTATGTCAATCCGATCAAACTGTACATTTTCATCTCTTTTGTTTTCTTCCTGCTGTATGCAATGATAATCAGCGATGGAGAGCAGGAGGAACCCCGTCCTTCCCAACAGCATACGGAGGCTCAGCAAACAGATTCGCTCCAGCGGGCAGCGGCGCTCAAAAGAGGAATGCATATATCGGATTCGATATTATCAAATCTTTCGGCAAAGGATAGTAGCCGGGTGGGAACGAGCGTGGAAATTGATACGGAAGGAACAAATACAATGTTTAGCAATGCCCTGGCTGCATTATCCCATAAAACGCCGGAGGCATATGACTCCGTCCAACAGCGACTGCCAGCGGCTAAACGCGATGGGCCTGCCAAAAAAAGAGTCATCCGCCGCCTGCTTTATCTGCAGCTTAAATATGGCAGCAATATGGGACATGCCATCGCCGAGACCTTCACGCATAACATTCCCAAACTGATGTTCATACTCCTGCCGCTGTTTGCCTTACTGCTGAAATGGATGCAGGACAAACGCAAATGGCTGTATGTCGATCATGGCATATTCTCGATACATTTTCATACTTTCTTCTTTATCTTGTTGTTGATCGCCGGACTACTCGATCGTTTACTGCACACCTCGGCATTTACGGAATGGGGAATACTGGCAGGGATCATTTACCTGGTGGTAGCGTTGCGGAATGTGTATGGTCAATCCTGGCGTAAATCAGCTGTAAAAGGTATCTTATTGCTGTTGATGTATGTCCTCTCTATGTCGATTTTATTCCTGGGATATCTGCTGTTGGTAATGGCTATAATTCTTTAA